Within the Acuticoccus sediminis genome, the region CGAAGTCCGCAACGAAGTGGTCGGCCGGGCGCTCGTAGAGGTCCTGCTGGGAGCCGATCTGCCGGATCCCGCCGTCGCGCATGACGACGAGGCGGTCGGCCATGGTGAGCGCCTCCTCCTGATCGTGCGTCACCATGACGGCGGTGATGCCGAGGCGCTGCTGCAGGCTGCGGATCTCGACCCGCACCTCGTTGCGGAGCTTTGCGTCGAGGTTGGACAGCGGCTCGTCCAGCAGCAGGACGTCCGGCCGGAAGGCGAGCGCGCGGGCGAGCGCGACGCGCTGCTGCTGGCCGCCGGAGAGCTGGCGCGGCAGACGGTCGATCAGGTGATCGAGGCGCACGAGCTTCAGCGCCTCGACGACCTTTTCGTCGATCTCGGCCTTGCCGACCTTTCGCATCTCGAGGCCGAAGGCGACATTCTGGCCGACCGTCAGGTGCGGGAACAGCGCGTAGTTCTGGAAGACGAGGCCGGTGTTGCGCTTCCACGGCGGGAGCATCGTGACGTCCCGGCCGCCGATCTTCACGGAACCGGCCGTCGGCTCCACGAAGCCGGCGATCATGCGCAGGGTCGTCGTCTTGCCGCAGCCCGAGGGGCCGAGCAGGACGAGGAATTCACCCTGCTCCACGTCGAGCGACACGTCGCGGGCCGCGTAGAATTCACCGTAGCGCTTGGTGAGCTTGTTCAGTTCAAGGCGCGCCATCAGACCACCCGGGACAGTTTGACGAAGCGGTCGGTGATCAGCATGGCGACCGCGATGATGAGGATTTGCAGCACGGAGATCGCCGCGATGGTCGGGTCGATCTTCCACTGCAGGTACTGCAGGATCGCGATGGGCAGCGTGGTGCGGCCCGGCCCGACGAGGAACAGCGAGAGCTCCAGGTTGCCGAACGAGGCGACGAAGCCGAACATCGAGCCTGCGACCACGCCGGGGAGGATGCCGGGCATCGTCACGCGGCGGAACGTGGTCAGGCGGTTAGCGCCGAGGTTCTGCGCCGCCTCCTCGAGCGTGCGGTCGAAGCCAGCGAGGCTCGCCATGATCAGGCGCACCATCCACGGAATGACGAGCAGCACGTGGCCGAGGACGAGGCCGGCGAAGGAGCCCAGCACCGGAAGCTGCGTGCGGATCGCGATCTCCACCAGGAAGACATAGATCGCGAAGCCGAGGACGATGCCCGGCACGATCAGCGGCATCAGCAGGAGATTGTTGGTGAATCCACGGCCCGGGAACTTGAGGCGCGAGAGGCCGATCGAGGCCGGCAGCGCGACCGCGAGGCCGATGATCGTCGCCAGCACACCCACCTCGGCGCTGATGATGAAGGCGTCGATGAAGCGCGCGTTGCGGATCGCCTCGCCGTACCATTTCAGCGAGTAGCCTTCCGGCGGGTAGGACGGGATCTCCTGGGAGTAGAACGAGAGCCACGTGATGAAGATCAGCGGCGTGAGGATATAGAGGAACGCGACGAGCGCTGCGGCCCTCAGGGCCCAGCGGCCCGGCCGTAGGCGAACCCACGGCCGGCGCATGGCGGAAGCGGAGGGCGCTGTGGCGCTCAAGCCGGCACTCCGAGGCGGTTCTTGTAGAACTGGCCGCCCTTGACGATGGCGGCGAGGTTCGCGCCCTGCCCTTCCAGGAGCGTGATGTCCTTCGTCGGATCGCCGTCGACGACGATGAGGTCGGCCCACGCCTCCGGCGCGACGGTGCCGAGACGGCCCGGACGGCGCACGACCTCGGCGGCGATGCTCGTCGCGGCGCGGATCACGGTGATGGGCTTCTGCACCTCGGCCCGGATCGAGAACTCGCGGCTCTGGTCCTCGGCGAGGGCGCCCAGGAGGTCGGAGCCGTAGGCGACCTTGACGCCCGCCTTCTCGCAGATCTCCAGCGACTTGTAGCCGCCTTCGAG harbors:
- a CDS encoding ABC transporter ATP-binding protein — translated: MARLELNKLTKRYGEFYAARDVSLDVEQGEFLVLLGPSGCGKTTTLRMIAGFVEPTAGSVKIGGRDVTMLPPWKRNTGLVFQNYALFPHLTVGQNVAFGLEMRKVGKAEIDEKVVEALKLVRLDHLIDRLPRQLSGGQQQRVALARALAFRPDVLLLDEPLSNLDAKLRNEVRVEIRSLQQRLGITAVMVTHDQEEALTMADRLVVMRDGGIRQIGSQQDLYERPADHFVADFVGRSSFLSGTMTGEDLKTPGGLTIRCAKSISGPAVVALRPERVFVGSEPIGGTDNAFQGEVEFVSYLGGMIDIHVRLSPDDHVIAQVPNHDTALPEVGDTVHVGWAATSAVFPADADLRE
- a CDS encoding ABC transporter permease — protein: MSATAPSASAMRRPWVRLRPGRWALRAAALVAFLYILTPLIFITWLSFYSQEIPSYPPEGYSLKWYGEAIRNARFIDAFIISAEVGVLATIIGLAVALPASIGLSRLKFPGRGFTNNLLLMPLIVPGIVLGFAIYVFLVEIAIRTQLPVLGSFAGLVLGHVLLVIPWMVRLIMASLAGFDRTLEEAAQNLGANRLTTFRRVTMPGILPGVVAGSMFGFVASFGNLELSLFLVGPGRTTLPIAILQYLQWKIDPTIAAISVLQILIIAVAMLITDRFVKLSRVV